The following proteins come from a genomic window of Pseudomonas putida:
- a CDS encoding [protein-PII] uridylyltransferase, giving the protein MPQVDPELFDRGQFQAELALKASPIAAFKKAIRQAGEVLDRRFRDGRDIRRLIEDRAWLVDNILQQAWKQFDWGDADGIALVAVGGYGRGELHPHSDIDLLILLRDAEHEQYRDAIERFLTLLWDIGLEVGQSVRTVDECAEQARADLTVITNMMESRTIAGREALRQRMLEVTSTAHMWPSKEFFLAKRAELKARHHKYNDTEYNLEPNVKGSPGGLRDIQTVLWVARRQYGTLNLHALAGEGFLLESENELLASSQDFLWKVRYALHMLAGRAEDRLLFDHQRSIAALLGYSDENPKRAIEQFMQQYYRVVMSISQLCDLIIQHFEEVILADDDSGTTQPLNARFRLHDGYIEAVNANVFKRTPFAMLEIFVLMAQHPEIKGVRADTVRLLREHRHLIDDTFRNDIRNTSLFIELFKCEIGIHRNLRRMNRYGILGRYLPEFGLIVGQMQHDLFHIYTVDAHTLNLIKHLRKLQYTPVSEKFPLASKLMGRLPKPELIYLAGLYHDIGKGRQGDHSELGAVDAKKFCERHQLPAWDSRLIVWLVQNHLVMSTTAQRKDLSDPQVINDFALHVGDETRLDYLYVLTVADINATNPSLWNSWRASLLRQLYSETKRALRRGLENPLDREEQIRQTQSAALDILVREGTDPDDVEQLWSQLGDDYFLKHNAADVAWHSDAILQQPADGGPLVLIKETTQREFEGGTQIFIYAPDQHDFFAVTVAAMSQLNLNIHDARIITSSSQFTLDTYIVLDNDGGSIGDNPQRVKQIRDGLTEALRNPEDYPTIIQRRVPRQLKHFNFPPQVTILNDAQRAVTILEITAPDRPGLLARIGRIFLEFDLSLQNAKIATLGERVEDVFFITDADNQPLSDPQLCSRLQEAIVQQLQAGQASDASPTRVTF; this is encoded by the coding sequence ATGCCCCAGGTGGATCCCGAGCTGTTCGACCGCGGCCAGTTCCAGGCGGAACTGGCCCTCAAGGCGAGCCCCATCGCCGCTTTCAAGAAGGCCATCCGCCAGGCCGGCGAGGTGCTCGACAGGCGTTTCCGTGACGGCCGCGACATCCGTCGGCTGATCGAGGACCGCGCCTGGCTAGTCGACAACATCCTGCAACAGGCCTGGAAACAGTTCGACTGGGGCGACGCTGACGGCATAGCCCTGGTAGCGGTCGGGGGCTATGGGCGCGGTGAACTGCACCCGCACTCGGACATCGACCTGCTGATCCTGCTGCGCGACGCCGAACACGAGCAGTACCGCGACGCCATCGAGCGCTTCCTGACACTGCTGTGGGACATTGGCCTTGAAGTGGGCCAGAGCGTGCGTACCGTCGACGAGTGCGCCGAACAGGCCCGCGCCGACCTTACGGTCATCACCAACATGATGGAAAGCCGCACCATCGCCGGCCGCGAAGCCCTGCGCCAGCGCATGCTCGAAGTCACCAGCACCGCGCACATGTGGCCGAGCAAGGAGTTCTTCCTGGCCAAGCGCGCAGAGCTCAAGGCCCGCCACCACAAGTACAACGACACCGAGTACAACCTCGAGCCCAATGTAAAAGGCTCGCCCGGTGGCCTTCGCGACATCCAGACAGTCCTTTGGGTAGCCCGTCGCCAGTACGGCACCCTGAACCTGCACGCCCTCGCTGGCGAAGGCTTCCTGCTGGAAAGCGAAAACGAACTGCTGGCCTCCTCCCAGGACTTTTTGTGGAAGGTGCGCTACGCCCTGCACATGCTCGCCGGCCGCGCCGAAGATCGCCTGCTGTTCGACCACCAGCGCAGCATCGCCGCACTGCTGGGCTACAGCGACGAAAACCCCAAACGCGCCATCGAACAGTTCATGCAGCAGTACTACCGGGTGGTGATGAGCATCAGCCAGTTGTGCGACCTGATCATCCAGCACTTCGAGGAAGTCATCCTAGCCGACGATGACAGTGGTACCACCCAGCCGCTGAATGCGCGCTTCCGGCTGCACGACGGCTATATCGAGGCCGTCAACGCGAACGTTTTCAAGCGCACGCCGTTCGCCATGCTGGAGATCTTCGTGCTGATGGCGCAGCACCCGGAAATCAAGGGCGTGCGCGCGGACACCGTGCGCCTGCTGCGCGAGCACCGGCACCTGATCGACGACACCTTCCGCAACGATATTCGCAACACCAGCCTGTTCATCGAGCTGTTCAAGTGCGAAATCGGCATCCATCGCAACCTGCGGCGGATGAACCGTTACGGCATCCTCGGCCGCTACCTGCCAGAGTTCGGCCTGATCGTCGGGCAGATGCAGCACGACCTGTTCCACATTTATACGGTCGATGCGCACACCCTCAACCTCATCAAGCACCTGCGCAAGCTGCAGTACACGCCGGTGTCCGAAAAATTCCCGCTGGCCAGCAAGCTTATGGGCCGCCTGCCCAAGCCTGAGCTCATCTACCTGGCCGGGCTGTACCACGACATCGGCAAAGGCCGTCAGGGCGACCACTCCGAGCTGGGCGCTGTGGACGCGAAGAAGTTCTGCGAGCGCCATCAATTGCCCGCCTGGGACAGCCGCCTGATCGTCTGGCTGGTGCAAAACCACCTGGTGATGTCCACCACCGCCCAGCGCAAGGACCTGTCCGACCCGCAGGTGATCAACGACTTCGCCCTGCATGTCGGCGACGAGACGCGCCTGGACTACCTCTACGTGCTGACCGTGGCCGACATCAACGCCACCAATCCCAGCCTGTGGAACTCCTGGCGAGCCAGCCTGCTGCGCCAGCTGTACAGCGAGACCAAACGCGCCTTGCGTCGCGGCCTGGAAAACCCGCTGGACCGCGAGGAGCAGATCCGCCAGACACAGAGTGCTGCGCTGGATATCCTCGTACGCGAGGGCACCGACCCGGACGACGTCGAGCAACTCTGGTCGCAACTGGGTGACGACTACTTCCTCAAGCACAACGCCGCCGATGTGGCCTGGCACAGTGACGCGATCCTGCAGCAGCCCGCCGACGGCGGGCCGCTGGTACTGATCAAGGAAACCACACAGCGGGAGTTCGAGGGCGGCACGCAGATCTTCATCTACGCCCCCGACCAGCACGATTTCTTCGCTGTGACCGTGGCGGCCATGTCGCAGCTCAACCTGAACATCCATGACGCGCGCATCATCACCTCGAGCAGCCAGTTCACACTCGACACCTACATCGTGCTCGACAATGACGGCGGCTCCATCGGCGACAACCCGCAACGGGTCAAGCAGATCCGCGACGGCCTGACCGAGGCGCTGCGCAACCCCGAGGACTACCCGACCATCATCCAGCGACGGGTACCCCGCCAACTCAAGCATTTCAACTTCCCGCCGCAGGTGACCATCCTCAACGATGCACAGCGGGCGGTAACCATCCTTGAGATCACCGCGCCGGACCGCCCCGGGCTGCTGGCGCGGATCGGGCGGATCTTCCTGGAGTTCGACCTGTCACTGCAGAACGCCAAGATCGCCACCCTCGGCGAACGCGTGGAAGACGTATTCTTCATTACCGATGCCGACAACCAGCCGCTGTCCGACCCGCAGCTGTGCAGCCGCCTGCAGGAAGCGATCGTGCAGCAACTGCAGGCCGGCCAGGCTAGCGATGCCAGCCCGACTCGCGTGACCTTTTAA